AGTTTTTGTCTGACGGGCATGTTGGAATCTCTTAAATAGGGTATTTTAATTGGGTGTGTCATAATTCACGTTCAGGATCGTGAAGCAAAGGAATTGTAAATCAGGCTTCCTGGTGTAGTGCCTGTATTATGTGACTGCCACTTCTTCCAGAATACATTGGTTGCTGATTACAGTGCTGGCCGAGTGCTTATGGTGTTCAGTCCATGGAAAAATAGGAAGACTGCTTGTACAACATGGTTCAAGTAAATTTATTATTAGTGAAGATATGAACATGATGATTGTTAATCATAACCATCTAATCGTGGCTCAAAACGTTTATGATCTTAATTCATGATAGCATGAATGCGTTGTGGTAGTCTGAGCTGCCAATGTTTGAACCGATTCTGCATGTAGTTTAAGGTGACAATTAATTGTTGGCTTTACTTTCTATTGTCAACCATATCATTTCGCTGCTCAGCATTTTCATGGACCAGATGATGGCATATTTTGTCCCCCAGTCCCTCTACTTTGACCCTGGGTGCAGTTGGGAGTTTTTACTCTCCCAAAGAATTGATAAGTGTCTGTTTATAAAATCGATATAGTTAGTTCTTCTCATAACCACGACTGACAAGGTAAATGGCAAACTACTTCTACCGAACTGGAAGTGGAGGCATAATTTGTAGCAATCCAGGTGCTGATTTGACTTTACCAGTAAAATAGGTATTCGTCCTAAATGACAGGTATTGAGGTGGGTAGGTGGTCATTGGCCTTTTTATTTCTCCCTGGTGTCTTCTCTGTTCCTCAAATATATAAGCTCTGTCCAACACTTGCAGTGCAAGAAAGGACAGatatggaaaaagaaaatccataTCTACCTCAGATGGAAATGTAAGCATTAAGCAAGAGAGTGGAAACGAACAAATCCAGAATAGACTAAACTTCAAGTTAAACCAGACTAGTTTTGAGCACTTTTAAGTGTGGGAATTACCAACCGATTCTCCACAAAACTCACTTAGCCAGCATACTTTAAAGTTCTTTCTGCTCCCCACACTGGCTCACCCCAGTTGCAATGATTGATTGCTTGGGTGCAGTTTTCTCCaggttttattttgaggggttGGGGATCAGTTGGTCCATCTCAGAGTCTGCACAGCTAGATGACTTTTTTTTGTACCCGAAAACAGTAGGAGAGGCTAGATGACATTGATGATGTGCTTTAGCCTGTTGGTTAGAGTTGGTAGATTGCAAAACCATATCAGCATTCACCAAATGCAATCATTGCTCCAACTGGGGAGGATACAGTATACAACCATGTGAATCTGCCACGATAGATTTTCCTATCAGGATTATGAATTGAAGTCTAACAGAAGGACCAAACATAACCAGGTTTATAAGTAAACCGATCTATTTGGCTTTAGAATACAAGTTGAGCACAAACCCTAGAGGAACTAGAGGGACTAAATATGCCATGATCCTGTTGTTTTTAAATGACTTTTTGGCTGTCTCGTTAGTAGATAACTTGTAAGATGCCAAATCATTAGTTAAGATGGAATTTAACTTCCATTCATTTTTGAGGCAGATATTAAATAATAATGTTTAGACCTCATTCAATATTTTTGATAaaattatattattatttGGCCTACAAGTTACACGTGGCTTACATCTGAATTCTATCACTAAATGTGAAACATGATTCTCACAAAAAAAGAACCTGAGAACAAATAAGGAGAAACCacatttatattttatttgcatgcTATGAACTGCATTTACTTCTACTGAACTGTATTTCAAATTTATCTGTACTTTTTTTCACCCTAGATtcctttttatcttttttttaggatgCTTACTCCTGAAATTCGTACATTTGCTATTTAAGACGTTTGGTGCTCTTTATTTGTTGTTACTTACAAAAATGTCCATCTAACCAAGAATGCATACGGTGCTTATCTGATGTCACCAAAATTGTTTTGAATGTCTGACTATAACACAATCCTTTGTACTGTCAATACATATAGCAATACAAAACACACTTCAACACTAGGATCTTGTTCAAGTTCTTACACATATCCCAACATTTGATGAGACCAACTCCTGAGTTAAAGGTTGTCGAAGTGCCTtatctaatgatatatttaGTAGCATAGGAACACTGGCTCAGGCCATGCACCTGCGCAAATATTAAATGATGACGAAATTATCATTCAAGGTGCTTGAAATgatgttattttttcttttgacgtAGTTTGCTTATATGTATATCAATACTGCACATAATTTGGTGCTGCACTTTGACTATTGTGTTCTTGTAATCCGATTGACTATCTTATATGATTTCTTCCGCATTCAAGTTGATTATAATTTCCAAAACCTTTGTTTATTGCACTTTGGATGTCAAGACCCACTGTTTGTTCTGTGCAGAATGTTGTTCCAAAGAAGACCGTTGAAGAGATTAAATTAGCATCTGATGTTGCAGATTCACCGCACAAGGTAAGTTGCAGAGTTAGAGGCTTGTATCTGTTTTTAACTCATCAGAATACGAGAGATTATATTTACAGAGAGAAATGTGGCGAAAAATGTTTTCACATTTTCAATTTGTACTTTCCTCCTCAAATATTTGATACATGTATGTATAACTGGTATCAGCTATTTTCAAACTTCTAGAACACAATAAGATTGGACTAGTAATTGTCTTTGCCTTTTCATGTCCTGGCCTCACCTTACAATTTTGCAGATTTTCGTTGCTGGTATTTCTGGTGTTATTTCATCTGAGATGGTAATACAGTTGTGCCCATCAGCATATGTGCGCCATATATTGCTCTGCATAGAACCGGCTATCGAAGCATACATTCCTGACATTTTACTGTACTTCCCAATTCTTTCAGCTCATGGAAATTGTTAGTTCTTTTGGCCAGTTGGCTGCATACCGCTTTCAAGATCATGAGGCCCTCAGTGGGCGATGTGCATTTCTTGAGGTATGGAAGTCACGTTGCACCAAAACTAGGGCTTATGAATATAAACTCAACATGCTCATCTGTGATCAATTTGTGTGAAACAGTACATCGATCACTCCATTACAGACAAGGCATGTGCTGGCCTCAATGGAATGAAGCTTGGTGGGTGCATCCTAACTGCTGTTCAGGTGTTTCCTAATCCTCTCGAGGTACACCATTTCCATGCCCATTCATGTACTGCTTCGTTCCGTTTGATTGTTTCGATTGAGATTTGAGTCATAAGCTCTTACATTTGAATTTCCAGGCTTGCAATGAAGCTTCCCCATTTTATAGTATTCCTGACAGTGCCAAAATGCTTCTTGAAGCACCAACAGAAGTCCTGCAGCTAAAAAATGTGGTATGCCACAGTTTTCCATGTCAAATAAACAACTTCATTTTACATCAAAACCATgagtttcctttttttacatACTAGATTGACACGGGGGTCGTTATAGAGGCTTAagcacaaaaaaatatttccatTTGTGCTGGTTAAATTGGAATGATACAGCAGTCATCCTCATGTCACTAATCTATGATATAGTAAAAGTTATAAACGCGAGTATCAACCCATCACTCAATTGTTCACTTTGTAGTTATGCACTTGTGAATTATTGACGAACATGCAATATATGTAGTTTGACCGAGAAGAGTATTTGCTACTTTCAAAATCTGAGCTGGAGGAAATAATGGAAGACATACGCATGGAGTGTGCAAGGTATGTGATTCTGTGTTACTTTAATATTTTATTACTCACTGTGATGTGTAGTACCTTACATTATGGACACGATTCACAGATTTGGAGCAGTCAAATCCATAAATATTGTAGAGTATCCTGCTAGCAGTGACAGTACTCTACAGGATATCATCGTTGAGCCCAAAGATGGACCAGTAAAGCTTGAGCCCACTGAACATTGTGCGGAGATTGTAACAGAATGCTCTTCACCAAGTAAGAGTATATCAGTGCCTGGTCATTCTGATCCTGCAGAAACTAAAGATGTAGACCACCCTAGTTCTGAGAGCCAGGAACACAAAGAGCTTGACACACTTTGTGAATGTGATGTGCCTGCAGCGGTAGATCAGTATACTGACCTAGATCACATCCATGCTACAGCTGCTGACCCTGCATTGGATCAACATATGGAGGCTGATCATATGGATTCCAAGCAAGCCGTCCACATGGATTCCACACAAGCTGATCATCATGCTACTACAGTAGATGATGATAGTGCAGTAGGACATGCAGGCCCAAGAACATTGGAGATCTGTAGTTCTACCACACCAGGAGATGTAGTGGACACATCCGAAAGGGAGAATCAGCAACAAGGCACTAATGACGTGAGTGAAAGTGGTGCGGAACAATTACCTGAAGCTGGCACCAGAGACGATGCATTGGTTTCAGGCACCATCATGCTGGAAGCTGGCTCTATACTGGTAGAGTTCATGCGGAAGGAggctgcatgcatggccgCACATTCTTTACATGGACGGAGTTTCGGCGACAGGTCCTTGTCTGCTGGATATGCCCCGCATGATCTCTACTTGCAGATGTATCCGAGGTGATTTCTGCTGTGATGAGATCCTGATGTTCCGATGACACCTGAAGCTTGCGTAAGGCCTTGTAGTTCTGAGCTTCTGGGTGAGTAGGTTAATTGTCAGTCAAGTAGATTTCAATCAGGATGATGTACTGTTAGTTGGGAGGAAATCTAGGAGATCCATAGGACTAGCCCTTTTGGGCTGAAAACAATAGAATACCAGTGATCATAAACATTTTGTTCTTAAGTTGCTACATGTGTTTTTGCAATGAGGGGAAAGAACCTAAACACTTTAATCGTTGTTGACTAGGATTACATGGGTACCGAGTCTTTTTTCATATGAAAACAGACATGCATATACTCTCACTACACTTCCGGGCTTCCGGCAGGGTAGTGATAATCAACAAGACAGTTCCACTAGCCGCACAGGCATAGGCCCCTGGAGAACTCAGCCATCGACGAGGCCTTGAGCACAAAAATTCCATGAATCCTAAAAGGGCCTTGAGCTAAGGAATGTCATCACGTGCAGCGCTGAATGCATCTGCATACGTACTTGTACACACACGCCTCAAATTTGATTTGGACACAAAAATCAATGAACATATTATATGCCTTATTCGAAGGCTTATGTATATGTTAAAAGGAATTGGATATTAAATTAGCAAACAAAATGAATGTGCTGCTCGATTACAATGGAATTTATGTCTCGGTTTGGCTTTGGCTTTGGCTAGCATGCCGGTAACAAACTCCTCGGCTTGTAATGTGTTGCTCAGTGTGGCCTGTCAAGTTTATGGATTTGGTCATGGTTTTACGGCATGCAATAAACTCTGTAAAAAGTTTGGTTGTATGCTCCTATGATGGAGAGGTCAGGGGTGATAgttttctaaaaagaaaaactcaaTATAAACAAGACAAAGATTTTTCTAGTAgcaagactttttttttaaaggctAGCAGGTGTAAAGTGAACCTTTTTAAAACACCACCACACCATATATGAACAAGACAAAGATTTCATTTGTGCAAGCTCTTTCCAAATTACAGTGAACCTTTTTAAAACACCACCACGCCATATAAAAATCACAAAAGCAACAAGTTGGCTGTTATACAAGAACTGACAGGGAAGTGTGTCATGCTATAATTCCAAAATGGCTGTATAATGTGTTTGTACTTTTACTATTTTATGTACCGTGTATACTATACGTCTTTTGCACAATCCACTAATCATCCTAAATGTGTGATCTACATGCTCGCAGTTTTATTATTTCCTCAAATAATACGGTTGTCATCTGAAAGATTCAGCTGGGGCAGTTTCTTCGAGAAGAGCAGCAGCCTGAAAACATTCAGCAGCTTCAAGTGCTGCTGACCTGCCCTCTTCATCTTTGTAGGTCAAGCCGAGGTTAAACCACGCAACGTGGCTTGTTCTCTCCAGTCTCAACGCGTCAGCCAAGAAGCACCTTGCAGCAGGCAAGGACCTGCCTCCACGCTGTCCAAGAACAACAGCAGCTGATATCATACTCGGTACATGCTTGGATTCGATGTCTAGTGCTCTGGAGTATGCTCCAAGAGCTTCCGTCAGGAAACCTTTTGCTTCGTGTAGCTTTCCTgcattggtaaaaaaaatcttgttgAGCAAGGGTTCTTGAGAATGAAGAACATGAGTGGTGCTAATAATGTGAAGCACCTGTGGCATGATAGGCCAAGGGAGAATATGGATTGATAGCTTTTATTTTCGATACACAAAGCTCTACATCCCTCCATTCTGACAAGCTTAGGTACAAAAGGGCCAGATCATACCATGTCTCTGTTTCCATAGTTCTATCATCCTCCGTGCCCTGCAAAAGTTGCACAACGGTATCAGAGGGTTCTCCACTCCTTTTTCAAATGGAAATCCCATAACTACATGTGACTAACAAAATTAGGCCCCCCTTCATTTCAAAAACTATAATTTTAACATGAGCATTGTGTTAACAAAAAAACGAACCACATCATATATCAACTAGGCATACATGATTCAAATTCATAGGATACACGTCATTCCAGCTGTCATTGATCAGGACATGATAAAAGTTGTCATGTCCTGctttaaaaaatatactaacaCATacagatttttattttcaattttcatgAGATATGCAAATAGATATAGTATAGAAATACGAGAAAAATTGTAAACATATTAAACATATCAGGTGTTTGCTTGTAAAAAAACATCCAAAGTAGCTACCTGCAACATGAAAATCCCAGCCCCGGAACTTTTCGTCCTAAGTTGGATGACAGCAAGAAGCTTGGTATAAGTCTCAACTGCCTTCTTAACTTGCCCCTTTGAGGCCAGTATTTTGGCTTTGGTTTGCAACAGCTCACCTTGACACCACTTCCCAGTCTGATCAAGGGCCGCATTCACAATGGATTCAGCGTCGTCAAACTGTTTTTTAGCACTCATTATCCGAGCTATAAGAAGCCAACTCTTCAATTCTGATCCAGCCTCCAATTTCAGTAGCTTCTTCGCATAAAGAGCTGCTGCATCCAATTTCCTCTGCTCAGCATTTTCTAGGCTGAGATTGTACAGTACCCTGAAATCTCTGCATTGCATCTTCTTTCTAGCAACACCAAACACCTGCAGTGCTTCGCGCTGCCAAGAAGCTCTCTGTGTGTCATTCGAAGCATATCTAGCTTGAGAGGATAGGGAAATGCCAAGGAAAAGGTCTGCGACTACCTCCAATTGCTCACAACCTCCATCTAGATTAGCGAGGGCTCTGCGTGCATATGAGACACCTTCTTCAGCATATGCACTGTTCTCACTACAAATTTTTGAAGCTAGAAGAAGTTCTCTGAGACAATTGGAATCCTCTCCAAACTTTAAAATCCTTTTGAGCAGATTAAGGGCGGATAGATCATCTTCTTCTGCTAGATAGCACAATGCAACATTGTACAACCACTCTGTTCCGTGTAACACACCAGGTAATAGTTTTTCAAACTGAGAAGCTAGAGGTTTTAACCGCCCTGACATGGACAATGCAAATGTCAAGTGATGCATCACAGTTGGATCCCTCTCAAGCCTCTTAAGGTTGAATTTCAGCAATAAAATCATCAAAAGAAGAATAGCTTCTTCTAAATTGTTCCGAGGTACAAATGAACCGTCCAGCTGGGATCGAAGAGTTGGAGTGCAGGCCTCACAGCCACTGTATAGGAGGAAAATAGCATGCTCCTTCTGTATTCTACCAATGGTCCTTGCATCGAGGTTCCAGTTACAAAGAAGAGCCCTCCTATATGAAGAGAGAGCTTCAGGATAAAAATCCCCTAATTTCCATAGCCCAGGAAGCAACTCGACGGCACTGCATATTGTTGCATTCAGGTTACTATCTCCAAAGTTGGCCGGTAAACCCTTAGGCAGTACCGATTCTACAACGTCCAGTATTGTACTACACTCCTGCGCAGCTTCTGCAAAACCAAATTGAGTTTTCGTCACGTATTTGCAATAGTATCACACAACTGAGGAAAAAGAGATTTAATTATCAGCATGCATATAAAATAGAGAGTGGGCACTGTACCTTTGAACTTCCCAAGATCGCGGAGTGCTACAGTTTTGAGATATGCAGTCTCCATTGTTAGATTAAGCAAGGGCATTGATGGATAAGTGGAGTATGGATCAGCCCTTTCTAGTCTACTGATAAATAATTTCACCTTAGGAAGTAATGCAGGAATATTTATCCCATCCAGCATACGAAGTGCTTCCTGAAAATGCCCCTGTTGGTATTCTACTCTTCCTAGGCCTAGCAATGCCCTTGCTTCCTGAAATTGTTGGTACTTAAACTTATGAACTACAAGAGGAGACCAATTTGAAACATTCACACTGTGACCACTATCAAGCTTATGATCATAAGACATCTTAGACATGTGAAAGAACTTAAATTGAGCATACCCGGAAAAAATGCAAATGATGTGCTCATCTAGCCTACAGGATGGACATATCCAGGGTATGTACTGTGTTGTGGTGATTGTGACAAAAATTTCAAAGCATCATAAAGCTCATCATATAATTATAACAAAGAGAAATGACAGACAAAGGCAGATATTTTCATAACAGCATGTAGAAGCTGATGATGACAGATGTTTTCGACAGAGTATCTTACCGGATAGACAACAAGTTGTTTATATATAAGGCACCTTTGTCAAAACATAAATAGTTCAGGCAtcacagaaaatgaaaaaataataatacatgCACTAGTCCAATAAATGAATAAATAGTCCAAGCACTCCAGCTGCGACAGTATCATTTGGCATGAAATAGATTGTACAAGGAAAACTTAAGGTAGGCACCACAGTAGACAGTTCCAAACAATGATCACATTCAACAGAAATACTCTGTTGGGCTCAGTATATTACTATATTTTGTCTTGAGAAGATTTAACAGGACGAAGTAGGAACCTCATAGTTAAGGGAACCGCCCTCCTGAAGGGACAACTGAGCTTCCTCAATATCTTCATTGTTGCCTTGCAACTCGACTTCACCATTTGACCGGACCACCTCATTCATCTGCTCCCCGGTGCACAGGCATTGCATCGCCATCCCGCGAAACACTTTACGAAATCTTCTACCCCTCTTTTCCTTTCCCTCCATCATGCTCCATTATTTATATTCGCCTTTGCTATTGCATTTCCCTGGTAGAATCAAGTATTAAGATCTAAATCATTGTTAACCATGATGTCGGGTAACTTTGGTGCTATTTGAGAAATTTTCATACAGAAACTACTGATTTGTACCTAATTGGATTAAAACATCACAATTTGATGCTATCAAGTTGGAATTACCGCTCCAGTTTACTTGTATATCAGCTATAGAATTACCGTTCCAGTTTACTTGTATATCAGTTACAACTTACAATTTacaaatatgaaaaataaaacaacaaataaatgGTTTTTGAAGTTTGCTCTGGGACAGCACAACatcagtttttgtttttactgTACGACAGCATCAGTCAGAGAGATTTGAACAAAGACTACAGAATTTGCACATACTACCCAAAAGAACATCCATTATTAAGAGTAATCCTAAGTTCTATCGAACCTGGGAATTTTCAACAGAGCAGCTCCACAGCTAAGTGCTAGTACTTCTGCAACAACTACTAAGTGCAGAATTGATTTTGATTGAGAAAGTCGCTCACCTGTACCATGCGTGGAAGGCTCAATTTCCGATCGAAGAACTTCCGCCCAAACAACTCAACGAGCTAATAAAAAAACCCGATTCGACCCTTGTAAGCACCAATTCGGCCCGAATTCGAACCGAATTGGGCGAATCGGGGAGCTCAAAACGATCAACGGGGTGATGGCAGCTCCGGGGGAAGCAGACGAAAGGGCGATTGGATTGAGATTCGGAAGGCCCGCTTCGAATTCCTCCGGAGCCGATTCCAAGAAACGCGAGCGGGCGACTACTAAATCCTCGTCGCCCACTCGAATTTGTTTACTGCCTGTTGGCTCGAGAAAAACAGGGGAATTAGCGAACCGCGATATTGAATGGGACACGCTACGCGTCCGCCAGGGCGATCCGATTCACCGACCGGCCGCCCGGACAGCCGTCAGATGCCCTTGGCTTTGACCGTCCAGCGTTCAATCTCCTCCCCGAGACCATCTTACAAATACGATTAAGACAACTGGTAAAATTGTTTGGAACCCTAATTGATTTATCGAATCCGATTTTCAGTAGGATTTTGTTGCGAGCATTTATTACtgaagattttgttttttttgcgaagaaaaAGATTTTGTTATATTGATCAAGAAATAATCCAGAAATGGGCCACGCTAAATTTACGTGAGTTCTTAGGATTTGTCACTTGTTCCATCAAAACCACGAAACAATGTACGTCTTGTTGACAAAATGTGATGTgtaaatagttttttttaagaatgtGTAAATTGTTTTCTACTTGGCCTTCCTTTTCTAGTCTAGTTTTCTAGTTGGCCTTCTTAAAACATCTAATGTCGTGACTCGTGAGCCCCGGGAAGACCACGCCTTGATTTATGAAACAAGGAACTGAATGATGGATCCACTTCACCAGAATGACAGGGTGTACACAAGTGACAACAACCTTTTTTAAAagttcatctaaaaaaactttttttgaaATAGAAAGAAGTCAATATTTCACCCTCAAATGTGACCCTATAGGCGGATAACCTCCGAACTGTAAAACCGGTTATTTAGACCCTAAATTCcgtaataccatttaaatcacaCCCTTAGCGGTTTTGGCGTTGACGTGGCACATTTGGAGTGGTTTAGAGGCTAAGTAGGCAAAGTTGCCTCTTGTTTGACCGATGACGTGGCACACGAAGTTGAAGATGGTGCTTTGGCCGGACAGGCGGGCGAAGTTTGCGCGGAACGGGAGCAGTGCGGAGGCATCGCTCCAGGCGAAGGTCTTGTCCCAGAAGTAGGCGACGAGAGGGGCGCCTGCCTTGGCGTGCTGCAGCGCGAGCTCCGAAGCGTCCGCGGCATTGAACACCTGCGCGGGCCACCAAGGGTGGCTCCGCACCTTGCACCACCCCATCTCCGGCGGCGCGAACTCGCCCTCATGCTGGAAAGCGCAGTCGTAGCGCGCGAGAGAGCCGCCGTCAGCgtccgcctcgtcgccgccccCTTCCTTGTGTTGTTGCTGCAGCTTGGATCGGCCACGGTGAGGGCTCCTGAGAACCTCCTCGACATCCGGGCGCATGACGCGGAGGCGCGAGGGGCGCGCGGGGGTGGCGTCCTTGTTGTCCCCAGGAGCCTTCTTGGAAGCTTTGGAGCGCGTGGCCATGGCGGTGGCTGGACACGAGGCAACACGAGAGAGAAAGGGTTAGGTCAGGGCTCTCGCTGGGGTCTGTTTGGGACCAAGAAAAcgaggagagaaagagaagggcGGACCGAAGACTCGGGGAGCTTACAACTGAGGACGCGCTTGCTTCCCGGACGGGCTCGAGGTCGCCGGAGATCTCGCCGTAGGTCGCCGGAGATGGGGAGTCGAGTGGGgaattggaggaggagaatggGTTGTGTTGTgtggggaggagaagaagatgggccGGCTTTAAGAATTCTGGTTAAGACGGTagacgccgtcgtcgtagATGCGGGCATGGTCGGGGAGAGCCAGCACGAGCTCGCAGAACAAGAGACAACTTTGCCTACTCCGTCTCTAAACCGTCCCAAATGTGCCACATCAGCCCCAAAACCGCTAAGAGGTGTAatttaaatggtattacgGAATTCAGGAGTCTAAATAACCGGTTTTGCAGTTCGGGGGTTATCCGGCTATAGGGTCACATTTGAAGGAAATATGAACTTCTTTCTTTGAAATAAACTCTAACAGCAACTGAATTATCCTAGTCTAGGCccgtttagtttttttttagaataggCCCGTTTAGTAATTGAGGCCGCTGCGAGCGGCCATTGGGAGCGGGCCGCAAAGATCTGGGCCTCACATTGTTAAAGAAAACCTTTGTGGGCCTCAGGAACCCAATAGTTCATAGACCGCTAAAAAATGGACCGCAAGGCCTGCTCGGTTTGGAGAGGCAAGGGTCCTGCTAAAAACGTTCaaatttctccaaaaaaaaagtgctaaACATCCATTTGGCGATTTATCTTTTGGTGACCAATATGTTCAAGAATTCACCATTTTTAcgaacaaaaaaagagagttaaCTTTCAGGTCCGGATTCAACTCGTGCCAGAGCCCAGAGAGGAACGAAAAAACAGAGGAATCTCTGCCTAGGGACAACCGTCTGCGTCCGTCCTTTCTCTTCCATTTTTCTCGACTTTGATTTCAGGGCTCTGGAAAAACCTATGCCTGTACGGCACCGTGCCGTACGCCAACCGTAGAAAAAACAAGCCCAATCCATCCTATCCTACGCTTGCTACTTCGAGCTACCGCCAGGATGAAAACAGAGAGTGAGACGACGGGTTCGAAACCCCATGGCAATGATGCGTCTGCAAGCTACGCAGGGATTTTTCACCGCTCTCGTGATGGGCCGTAGTAGCCAATATACGCAGGAGCAGCAGCCTTTGAGTTGAGGACAATCATCAGACAGTGCAGCAAATGTAACAATCAATGGGCTGcgtacttcttcttcttcaggttCACGGCGACAGGGAACGTACGCTAGCTTCAATTCTGCCCATGCTGCTGCTACCTcatcgccatggccggccggccgccatgCTTCTTCACCTTAGGAAAAACTACAGGGGGGCTAGCTCAGTAGCTGAGCTACCAGCCTACAGGAAGCAGGAAGATGGTGATTTACATGCTACATGTAAAAGCATTTTATACTGTATCTCTTTTTCGATTCTTCAGAATCTTGTCAGTATGGGCCTGcggttctttcttttttccaggGCAAAAGTAAGGGGGGGACGCTAAATTTTACACGAGATCCCTGGTTCGTGTTGTTAATGCACTCGAGATCACTGTGTCCCTGGTACCTATAATTGGTACTGGAGCGTTTTCTGCAAAGAATAAAACACCAAGAGAAAGGCCGGCCGGATCGATGTGTTATC
This is a stretch of genomic DNA from Brachypodium distachyon strain Bd21 chromosome 1, Brachypodium_distachyon_v3.0, whole genome shotgun sequence. It encodes these proteins:
- the LOC100840666 gene encoding protein NPGR2, with product MMEGKEKRGRRFRKVFRGMAMQCLCTGEQMNEVVRSNGEVELQGNNEDIEEAQLSLQEGGSLNYEEARALLGLGRVEYQQGHFQEALRMLDGINIPALLPKVKLFISRLERADPYSTYPSMPLLNLTMETAYLKTVALRDLGKFKEAAQECSTILDVVESVLPKGLPANFGDSNLNATICSAVELLPGLWKLGDFYPEALSSYRRALLCNWNLDARTIGRIQKEHAIFLLYSGCEACTPTLRSQLDGSFVPRNNLEEAILLLMILLLKFNLKRLERDPTVMHHLTFALSMSGRLKPLASQFEKLLPGVLHGTEWLYNVALCYLAEEDDLSALNLLKRILKFGEDSNCLRELLLASKICSENSAYAEEGVSYARRALANLDGGCEQLEVVADLFLGISLSSQARYASNDTQRASWQREALQVFGVARKKMQCRDFRVLYNLSLENAEQRKLDAAALYAKKLLKLEAGSELKSWLLIARIMSAKKQFDDAESIVNAALDQTGKWCQGELLQTKAKILASKGQVKKAVETYTKLLAVIQLRTKSSGAGIFMLQGTEDDRTMETETWYDLALLYLSLSEWRDVELCVSKIKAINPYSPLAYHATGKLHEAKGFLTEALGAYSRALDIESKHVPSMISAAVVLGQRGGRSLPAARCFLADALRLERTSHVAWFNLGLTYKDEEGRSAALEAAECFQAAALLEETAPAESFR